A genomic stretch from Lottiidibacillus patelloidae includes:
- a CDS encoding YycH family regulatory protein codes for MIYERLKTSLLTLLVLLSILLTWKLWTYQPNYGLIAEEPQYLKDISIGKKLDLIDVFQPTKLIFHLENKNYGTEKTSKIASIYRDMQNWNLQSFYLLPERFTNINELTSMDESVEIIFPAPLSADIIRFIFKLSEEQYALDGVERIVLSANINTGKDETIAHFISTSERKVLEAEINNIPFSAIIENYLLDAHVQTPYYKYVISDNKGYSNIIYLADKVQTLKALTYTASKLKAEDQLKDVLFSDPKYVRKTQSGSEEETYTDGKRALEFLHELNMMKYINPLQQHKNNEFDEKMLLQSYQFINDHSGWTDRFLYYMRDEEKESVTFRQYINNFPIFSTNLANKQSDLATIYVSWREGQVHEYIRSLIDIERELVENGEIQLARGSKVINYLYYLQEIKEFNPTLLKDITVGYQMYHINTNLIFLKPSWFIHYNGNWQALNYEPQIEEGEEQDGLE; via the coding sequence ATGATCTATGAGCGGTTAAAAACATCATTACTTACACTTTTAGTGCTCCTTAGTATTTTGCTTACTTGGAAGTTGTGGACATATCAGCCTAATTATGGCTTAATTGCTGAAGAACCTCAGTATTTAAAAGATATTTCCATAGGAAAAAAACTGGATCTTATTGATGTATTTCAACCAACAAAGTTAATCTTTCATTTAGAAAATAAAAACTATGGTACAGAAAAAACGAGCAAAATAGCATCGATTTATCGCGATATGCAAAACTGGAATTTACAATCTTTTTATTTGCTTCCAGAACGGTTTACGAATATTAATGAGCTAACATCAATGGATGAAAGTGTAGAAATCATCTTTCCTGCCCCATTATCGGCAGATATAATTAGGTTTATATTTAAGTTATCAGAAGAACAATATGCACTTGATGGTGTGGAGAGAATTGTATTATCAGCAAATATAAATACAGGAAAAGATGAAACAATTGCCCATTTTATTTCTACTTCTGAACGTAAAGTGTTAGAAGCCGAAATAAATAACATCCCATTCTCGGCAATCATTGAAAACTATCTACTTGATGCACATGTGCAAACGCCATATTATAAATACGTTATTTCTGATAATAAAGGATACTCTAATATCATTTATTTAGCAGATAAGGTTCAAACATTAAAAGCATTAACTTATACCGCATCAAAATTAAAAGCAGAAGATCAGTTGAAAGATGTTTTATTTAGCGATCCTAAGTATGTTCGTAAAACGCAATCAGGATCGGAAGAGGAAACATATACAGATGGCAAGCGCGCATTAGAATTCTTACATGAACTAAATATGATGAAATATATTAATCCTTTACAGCAACATAAAAACAATGAATTTGATGAAAAGATGCTATTACAAAGCTATCAGTTTATAAATGACCATAGTGGCTGGACGGATCGTTTTCTATACTACATGAGGGATGAAGAGAAAGAATCCGTAACATTTAGGCAGTATATAAATAATTTCCCTATCTTTTCAACAAACTTAGCTAATAAACAAAGTGACTTAGCAACAATTTATGTTTCCTGGCGTGAAGGACAAGTTCATGAGTATATTAGGTCATTGATAGATATTGAACGAGAATTAGTTGAAAATGGTGAAATCCAGTTAGCTCGTGGTAGTAAAGTCATTAATTACCTTTACTACTTACAAGAAATAAAGGAATTTAACCCTACGTTATTAAAAGATATTACGGTTGGTTATCAAATGTATCATATCAATACTAATTTAATTTTTTTAAAACCTTCATGGTTCATTCATTATAATGGAAATTGGCAAGCGTTGAACTACGAGCCCCAAATTGAAGAGGGGGAAGAGCAAGATGGACTGGAATAA
- the yycF gene encoding response regulator YycF, with protein sequence MEKRVLVVDDEKPIADILKFNLEKEGYVVTCAYDGLEAIEKMEEVKPSLVLLDIMLPHKDGMEVCKEIRKTSDIPIIMLTAKDSEIDKVLGLEFGADDYVTKPFSTRELIARVKANLRRHSQSEDEGSNNEMSKDIHIGPITIKPDQYVVKKRELTIELTHREFELFHYLAKHIGQVMTRENLLQTVWGYDYFGDVRTVDVTVRRLREKIEDNPSNPAWIITRRGVGYYLQEPK encoded by the coding sequence ATGGAAAAACGGGTATTAGTTGTTGACGATGAAAAACCAATTGCTGATATATTGAAATTCAATTTAGAAAAAGAAGGTTATGTTGTTACATGTGCTTATGACGGGTTAGAAGCGATTGAAAAAATGGAAGAAGTAAAACCTTCCTTAGTATTACTAGATATTATGTTACCACATAAAGATGGCATGGAAGTATGTAAGGAAATACGAAAAACTTCTGATATACCAATTATCATGCTCACTGCAAAAGACTCTGAAATTGATAAAGTATTAGGTCTTGAGTTTGGTGCAGATGATTATGTTACGAAACCTTTTAGTACAAGAGAGTTAATTGCCCGAGTGAAGGCTAATCTGCGCCGTCACTCTCAGTCAGAAGATGAAGGGTCAAATAACGAAATGTCTAAAGATATACATATAGGACCAATAACAATAAAACCTGATCAATACGTAGTAAAGAAGAGAGAGTTGACTATTGAATTGACTCATCGTGAATTTGAACTATTTCACTATTTAGCGAAACATATTGGACAAGTGATGACAAGAGAAAACTTATTACAAACGGTTTGGGGTTATGATTATTTTGGTGATGTTCGGACTGTTGACGTTACAGTTCGCAGACTACGTGAGAAAATTGAAGATAACCCTAGCAATCCTGCTTGGATCATCACAAGACGCGGGGTTGGCTACTATCTACAGGAACCTAAATAG
- a CDS encoding two-component system regulatory protein YycI → MDWNKTKTIFILTFFILNIFLSFKLIERKNESQLEVITKSTIEDLLKEMEIKYPKLPQIKKTETHISALNIPFNTEELSKLKQQQYTLNEDGTLIGIFESPITLTNPLQPEEEVAKFISENLVNGTKYSYWKTGEDAKKVYFFQTFDGKPIYFNKKAMLIIHLNEEKQIIGYEQNFLTVQMKEAEQNILPPLKVIEVLLDKQYLQYEGIISKIELGYFNLPEIAGNIQVLAPTWHVVIGNNHYFVDAIDGELLKIGQNWGGEIGTTF, encoded by the coding sequence ATGGACTGGAATAAAACAAAAACGATTTTCATCCTTACTTTTTTCATTTTAAATATCTTTTTAAGCTTTAAACTGATAGAACGAAAAAACGAAAGCCAATTAGAAGTAATAACGAAATCAACTATTGAAGATCTATTGAAAGAAATGGAAATAAAGTACCCTAAACTTCCACAAATTAAAAAAACAGAAACACATATTAGTGCACTTAATATACCTTTTAATACTGAAGAGTTAAGTAAACTAAAGCAACAACAATATACTTTAAATGAAGATGGAACGCTGATTGGAATATTTGAATCACCAATTACATTAACTAATCCATTGCAACCTGAAGAAGAAGTAGCAAAGTTTATTAGTGAAAACTTAGTAAACGGAACGAAATATAGTTACTGGAAAACAGGTGAAGATGCAAAAAAGGTTTATTTTTTCCAAACATTTGATGGAAAACCTATTTATTTTAATAAAAAAGCAATGCTTATCATTCATTTGAATGAAGAGAAACAAATAATTGGCTATGAGCAAAATTTTCTAACAGTACAAATGAAAGAAGCGGAACAAAACATACTTCCACCATTAAAGGTGATAGAAGTATTACTTGATAAACAGTATTTACAGTATGAAGGAATCATAAGCAAAATAGAGCTAGGTTACTTCAATTTACCTGAAATTGCAGGGAACATCCAAGTACTTGCGCCTACATGGCATGTAGTTATAGGCAACAACCACTATTTTGTTGATGCTATCGATGGGGAATTACTTAAAATAGGACAAAATTGGGGTGGAGAAATTGGCACTACATTTTAG
- the walK gene encoding cell wall metabolism sensor histidine kinase WalK, giving the protein MQKVSFFRSIHFKFILIYVLLITVAMQVIGVYFVDKLEEQFVTNFSKSLRERISLLAYNVDQVLDQPRNDTTQTLEDDIYQLLRKNDLFSDDLIEAQVINSNKFVIGTTNPANQHIVGRISTEVRVKKALVSGGTFSDVLRHPKLGHRIQVLAVPINNKNGQTVGAIYVEASMEDIYEQMQEINNILATSTIIALAITALLGVFLARTITKPMSEMRKHALTMAKGDFTKQVKVYGEDEIGHLAIAFNDLTSNLKEARENTEDERRKLISVLTHMTDGVIAANQKGEIILMNTRAEKMLGIPYEKAQGKSVLHLLKLEGIMTLRDLYGYYGEFLIDLSTDYKKYYLKANISLIKTEEKDFSGIIVVLHDVTEQEQIEQERREFVATVSHELRTPLTTMRSYLEALSDGALEDENLAPQFIKVTQDETERMIRLVKDLLQLSKIDSQEFKINESTVEMLEYMTLIVDRFEMTKGHQFVFTKVFPKHELNMIIDSDKMTQVFDNILSNAIKYSPEGGEILINMALQNEGLIIEISDKGVGIPADSVEKIFDRFYRVDKARSRKLGGTGLGLAIAKEIIREHQGEIWATSKEGKGTTIHIKLPIARYKGGAMK; this is encoded by the coding sequence ATGCAGAAAGTAAGCTTTTTTCGTTCCATTCATTTTAAATTTATCTTAATATACGTCTTATTAATAACAGTAGCTATGCAAGTAATTGGTGTTTATTTCGTAGATAAATTGGAAGAGCAGTTCGTGACCAATTTTTCAAAATCTTTAAGAGAAAGAATTAGTCTCCTTGCATATAACGTAGATCAAGTACTAGACCAGCCAAGAAATGATACTACTCAAACTCTCGAAGATGATATTTATCAATTGCTTCGAAAAAATGATTTATTCTCAGATGACTTAATAGAAGCTCAAGTAATAAATAGTAATAAATTTGTTATAGGTACTACAAACCCTGCTAATCAACATATAGTAGGTAGAATTAGTACAGAAGTTCGAGTGAAAAAAGCACTTGTAAGTGGTGGTACCTTTTCTGATGTTTTACGGCATCCCAAACTTGGGCACAGAATTCAAGTACTAGCAGTCCCAATAAATAATAAGAATGGTCAAACGGTTGGGGCGATATATGTTGAAGCCTCAATGGAAGACATATATGAACAAATGCAAGAAATTAATAATATTTTAGCAACTAGTACTATTATTGCCTTGGCAATAACTGCCCTATTAGGTGTGTTTTTAGCACGAACTATAACAAAACCGATGTCAGAAATGCGAAAACATGCATTAACGATGGCAAAAGGAGATTTCACTAAGCAAGTAAAAGTATACGGTGAAGATGAAATTGGCCATCTAGCAATTGCCTTTAATGACTTAACAAGTAATTTAAAAGAAGCGCGTGAAAATACTGAAGATGAAAGAAGAAAATTAATCTCAGTTTTAACACATATGACAGATGGTGTAATAGCTGCCAATCAAAAAGGTGAAATAATATTAATGAATACGCGCGCTGAGAAAATGTTGGGGATCCCATATGAGAAAGCACAAGGTAAATCTGTGCTACACCTTCTAAAGCTTGAAGGCATTATGACATTACGTGATCTTTATGGCTATTATGGTGAGTTTCTTATAGACTTAAGTACAGATTATAAAAAGTACTATCTTAAAGCCAACATATCTCTGATTAAAACTGAAGAAAAAGATTTTAGTGGAATAATTGTTGTTTTGCATGATGTTACTGAGCAAGAACAAATTGAACAAGAAAGAAGAGAATTTGTTGCTACAGTATCACACGAATTGCGCACCCCATTAACTACGATGAGAAGTTATTTAGAGGCTTTATCAGACGGAGCACTAGAAGATGAAAACTTAGCTCCGCAATTTATAAAAGTAACACAAGATGAGACAGAACGAATGATTAGACTCGTAAAAGATTTATTACAGCTGTCCAAGATAGACAGTCAAGAGTTTAAAATTAACGAGTCGACAGTAGAAATGCTAGAATATATGACGTTAATCGTAGACAGGTTTGAGATGACAAAAGGCCATCAGTTTGTTTTCACAAAAGTCTTTCCAAAACATGAACTTAACATGATCATCGACAGTGATAAAATGACACAAGTTTTTGATAACATTTTATCAAATGCTATTAAATATTCGCCTGAGGGCGGAGAAATTTTAATAAACATGGCATTGCAAAATGAAGGATTAATCATTGAAATAAGCGATAAAGGTGTAGGAATTCCTGCAGATAGTGTTGAGAAAATATTTGATCGGTTCTATCGAGTAGACAAAGCAAGATCGCGCAAGTTAGGTGGAACAGGATTAGGACTAGCAATTGCCAAGGAAATAATTCGCGAACATCAAGGAGAGATTTGGGCAACAAGTAAGGAAGGCAAAGGAACAACTATTCATATTAAACTTCCTATAGCGAGGTATAAAGGGGGAGCTATGAAATGA
- a CDS encoding peptidoglycan DD-metalloendopeptidase family protein codes for MNAFKEIIIKKPINLLLLSVFLLTALAAGNVLAGYNEELKTVYHVYVDGEKIGTVNDTSLVDELVKNKSLQIQDEYPNYEIVVKEDLVLVPEKVFSLDFNNEQVLAKLNHKISLAVKATALVVNEEIIGYVENESAGQAVIRNMLLEFAPKAVVDQLKNLEYKNTNDITSKLNDPTIIDVTLSEKVSLIEDRTMPEEILTVEQAIELLKKGTLTDTIHTVESGEVLSVIASNYNLTVGEVLELNPGLKTNSIIQIGQELIVTDYEPYVKVTVTEAVTRDEDINFTTKYENDSTMFKNTEKVKQYGQLGKKRIDYVITTENGVVVEKEIVNEVIIKEPVTKIVLQGTKVIPSRGTGDFIWPTYGGVITSYQGMRWGKYHKGIDIAGVSNRNIKAIDNGTVSVAAYGWNNGRGNYIVINHNNGFKSHYFHFSQLYVTPGQVVMKGQAIGKMGTTGRSTGVHLHIELYKYGSLLNPLDYLRR; via the coding sequence GTGAATGCTTTTAAAGAGATTATAATAAAAAAACCAATAAACTTATTATTACTTTCCGTGTTTCTTCTAACTGCATTAGCAGCAGGTAATGTTTTAGCGGGATATAATGAGGAATTAAAGACAGTTTACCATGTATATGTTGATGGTGAAAAAATTGGGACTGTTAATGATACTAGTTTAGTAGATGAACTAGTTAAAAATAAGTCACTTCAAATTCAAGATGAATACCCCAACTATGAGATTGTTGTGAAAGAAGATTTAGTCCTAGTTCCAGAAAAAGTATTCTCATTAGATTTTAATAATGAGCAGGTTCTTGCTAAATTAAATCATAAAATTTCTTTGGCTGTAAAAGCAACAGCATTAGTAGTGAATGAAGAGATAATTGGTTACGTTGAAAACGAATCGGCTGGACAAGCGGTTATTCGCAATATGTTACTAGAGTTTGCTCCAAAGGCTGTTGTCGATCAACTAAAAAACCTTGAATATAAAAATACAAATGATATTACTTCAAAATTAAATGATCCTACTATAATAGACGTAACATTGTCAGAAAAAGTTTCATTAATTGAAGATCGTACAATGCCTGAAGAGATATTAACGGTAGAACAGGCGATTGAGCTACTGAAAAAAGGAACGTTAACAGATACAATCCATACTGTAGAATCTGGGGAAGTACTTAGTGTTATAGCTTCAAATTACAACTTAACTGTTGGTGAAGTACTAGAGCTAAACCCTGGCTTAAAGACAAATTCAATTATACAAATTGGACAAGAATTGATTGTAACAGATTATGAGCCATACGTTAAAGTTACGGTTACAGAAGCTGTTACAAGAGATGAGGATATTAACTTCACAACAAAGTATGAAAATGATAGTACGATGTTTAAAAACACTGAAAAAGTTAAGCAATATGGTCAACTTGGTAAAAAGAGAATTGACTATGTTATTACTACTGAAAACGGCGTAGTGGTAGAAAAAGAAATTGTTAATGAAGTAATAATTAAAGAACCGGTTACTAAGATTGTTCTACAAGGTACGAAAGTAATTCCATCACGTGGAACAGGTGATTTCATTTGGCCAACATACGGTGGAGTAATTACTAGTTACCAAGGAATGCGCTGGGGGAAATATCATAAAGGTATAGATATTGCTGGTGTTAGTAACAGGAATATTAAAGCTATAGATAATGGAACAGTAAGTGTTGCAGCTTACGGATGGAATAATGGGCGTGGAAATTATATTGTTATCAACCATAACAATGGTTTTAAATCTCACTACTTCCACTTTAGCCAACTATATGTAACTCCTGGTCAAGTTGTTATGAAAGGGCAAGCTATTGGGAAAATGGGGACTACTGGAAGATCGACTGGCGTCCATTTACACATTGAATTATACAAATATGGAAGTTTATTAAATCCATTAGATTATTTAAGAAGATAA